In Microbacterium enclense, the DNA window GGTCGGCGCACCCCTGTGGACCGTGGCCGTCTCATTCGCCGCGTTCGGCATCGCGAACTCCTTCGTCTGGTCTCCGTTGTCGATCAGCGCGGTCTCGACCGTGCCCGCGTCGCTGCTCGGCGCGGCCTCCGGGGCCTTCAACGCGATCAAGCAGGGCGGGGCCGTCGTCGGGTCGGCCGCCACGGCGCTCGTCCTCAGCTTCGGATCCAGCACCGCGGCTCTCGCGATGCTCGCGGGGGTGTCGCTGATCGCCGTCGTCGCCGCCGCGGGGCTGTCGACCGATCGGGGCGGCGATCCGACGCGGGTTCTGCGCGGAGAGGTCGTCCACGGTGCCGGTCGCGGCCGGGGGCTGTCCTACCCGACGGCGAACCTTCGCCTGGATGCCGACAGCGCGCTGCCGGCCGACGGGGTGTACGCGGGATGGTTCCGGGAACGCTCCTGGCCGGCGGAACGACCCGCCCTCGTGTCGGTCGGGACGAACGAGACCTTCACCGACGGCGAGCGGCGCGTGGAGGTTCATGTGCTCGACTTCGACGGCGACCTGTACGGCCTGCACGCAGCCGTCCGCGTCGAACAGCGACTGCGCTCTCAGCGTCGGTACCCCGACGCGGGCACGCTCATCGAGGCGATGCGCGGTGACGAGCGGGCGATCCGGGCGCGGTTGGCGCCCGGGCACGAACACGCGAGAGGAACGGGCGATTGAGAAGTGTCATGTCCACGAGAGACGCCCGGCCGTCGACGCCCGCGCGGGTCGAAGCGGAGCAGGTCGGGATCGCCTTCCCCGGAGGCCCCCGGGGCGAGGGCGTACCGGGGTGCGGCCCCGAGCCGCGTCGTGCGGCGGGAGGGACGCGATGAGCACGGCGTCCGCCCCCCTCGCTGCTGACGTCGAAGCGGCCTTCGCGCACGTGCCGGCCGGAGTGGCGGCCGTGGCGGCGGTGGTGGACGGCGTCGACACCGTCATGATCGTCTCGTCGTTCGCCGCGGGGGTCTCCTACTCGCCGCCGATGGTGTCGTTCGCCGTGCAGCGATCGTCCACGACCTGGCCCGATCTCTCCCGGGCGACGCACCTGGGGGTGTCGGTGCTCGGCGAGGAGCACGCGGAGAAGACCCGGCAGCTGGCATCTCGCGACAAGGCACGCCGTCTCGACGATGTGCCGTTCGCCACGATGCCTACGGGCGCCATCCTGCTCGCGGGCTCCCCGGTCTGGCTCGAATGCACCGTCGCGCATCGATATCCCGCGGGGGATCACGAGCTCATCGTGCTGCGGGTCGAGAGCGTCGTACCGCACAGCGACCGCGCGCCGATCGTGTGGCATCGGCGCCGCGCGCGCGCATTGCGCGACGCGAGCTGACGACGCACCGCCCGGCCCCACGCTCCCTTCCGGACGGCAACGCACGACACCGAGGTCACTTGTTGGTTGAATCGGCTCATGTCGATCGACGAAGAAGCCGAACTCGCGCAGCTCCGACGCCGGGCCTACTCGCCGTCGGCCGACATCGAGGCCGATCCCGAGGCGCTCCGACGTCTGATCGAGTTGGAGGAGCGTGCGGTCGCTCCCGAAGAGCTCCCGGCTCCCGAGGAGCCGGTCCCTGCCGCGGAGGAACAGATCCCGGATGCCGCTCCCGACGGGCCGCGGCTCACGCTCCCGCGTCTGCGCCGGTCGACCGTGATCGTGCTCGGTGCGGCCGGCCTCGTGCTGGCGACCCTCGTCACGGCGTTGGTGCTCGTGCAGCGCGTGCAGACCGACCCCTTGCAGGCGGGGGCGACCCAGATCGCGCGCCTCGCGCCGGACCCGGACTTCGAGGTGCCGAGCTCGCTGACGGTCGGGATCACCGGCGAGGTCACGGCCTACGAGGAGTTCCAGGGGTTTCGGGTGATCACTCAGCCCTCGTACCGCAGCACCGAGGGGGCGGCCCGGTGTATGGCGGTCTGGCAGCCCGTTCTCCTCGACGCCAGCGGTGGGGGCGGCTTCTCGTACGACGGCGAGTTCTCGATGGGGGTGTGCGGGGCCGGCGTCTTCCCGGCGACGTCCACGATCCTGCTCCGCGAGGA includes these proteins:
- a CDS encoding flavin reductase family protein; translation: MSTASAPLAADVEAAFAHVPAGVAAVAAVVDGVDTVMIVSSFAAGVSYSPPMVSFAVQRSSTTWPDLSRATHLGVSVLGEEHAEKTRQLASRDKARRLDDVPFATMPTGAILLAGSPVWLECTVAHRYPAGDHELIVLRVESVVPHSDRAPIVWHRRRARALRDAS